In Desulfosporosinus sp. Sb-LF, one DNA window encodes the following:
- a CDS encoding type II CAAX endopeptidase family protein — MAKKKVGLLIPPRRPVWNIWQGLLLIALVTLIEFPLGWLETPKDLDSVRGILYFFGVGLGDALIYFGLIWIFLRLIHRPFSDLGFVKPPKRYVMLGFVTGVLLFVGVGFLGNLLTRLLGTPAPQSFALAVKGVNYTWEFGFLTVLGGVIAPIKEEMLFRGLIYPPLRQAFGRGRGMLLTGVFFATLHFDIVRFLPLFIGGVILSWLYERSSTIWPAIIAHGTWNGLMAIALWIQRY; from the coding sequence ATGGCTAAGAAAAAGGTTGGTCTTCTTATTCCGCCAAGACGACCTGTTTGGAACATTTGGCAAGGCCTGTTATTGATTGCACTAGTGACGTTAATCGAATTTCCGCTCGGATGGTTGGAAACTCCGAAAGACTTGGATTCTGTGCGTGGGATTCTCTATTTTTTCGGAGTTGGATTAGGGGATGCACTGATCTACTTTGGTTTAATATGGATATTTCTACGCCTTATTCATCGACCATTTTCCGACCTGGGATTTGTCAAGCCGCCTAAGCGCTATGTTATGTTGGGGTTTGTAACAGGAGTCTTATTATTTGTGGGTGTTGGCTTTTTAGGAAATTTATTAACTCGTTTACTAGGAACTCCTGCCCCACAGAGTTTTGCGCTAGCAGTAAAAGGGGTAAACTATACTTGGGAATTTGGTTTTCTTACGGTATTAGGGGGAGTCATTGCCCCGATTAAGGAAGAGATGCTTTTTCGTGGTTTAATTTACCCTCCTCTTCGTCAAGCCTTTGGCAGGGGAAGAGGAATGTTGCTGACAGGTGTTTTTTTTGCAACGCTTCATTTTGATATAGTTCGCTTCTTACCATTATTTATTGGGGGAGTCATACTTTCGTGGCTGTATGAGCGTTCGTCAACGATTTGGCCAGCAATTATTGCCCATGGAACTTGGAATGGTTTAATGGCCATTGCGTTATGGATACAGCGGTACTAA
- a CDS encoding acetyl-CoA hydrolase/transferase C-terminal domain-containing protein — protein MLKDEYLKKCVTADEAVKVVRSDDWVEFAWAASMPALLDQALARRKDELHNVNLRGGVILTPIACMEADTTGEHFIWNSWHMGGRERKMAQAGLAYYIPLKYSELPRYLREDLQTDVVAIQVAPMDEHGFFSFGATVSHYAAAIEKARAVIVEVNDDMPRVHGGYDHTVHISKVDYVVEAGHKGLPQLPSASASEIDKQIASYVLPEIKDGACIQLGIGGMPNALGQMIATSDLKDLGIHTEMLVDGFVDMVEAGKVTGMNKQLDRGRIVFAFAAGTQKLYDFMRDNPSLAGYPVDYTNHPFIASQNNQLISINSALEIDLTGQVCSESAGTSMISGAGGQLDFVEASYNSKGGKSFICLPSTYKDKQGQLHSRIKGIMTHGAAITDTRPTVQFVVTEFGKVNLKGLSTWQRAEALISIAHPDFREELIEEAKKQKIWRRKA, from the coding sequence ATGTTGAAGGATGAGTATCTTAAAAAGTGTGTTACTGCCGATGAAGCTGTAAAAGTTGTTCGTAGTGATGATTGGGTTGAGTTTGCTTGGGCCGCAAGTATGCCCGCTTTATTAGATCAAGCTTTGGCACGGCGTAAAGACGAACTTCATAATGTGAATTTGCGCGGAGGCGTGATTTTGACACCTATAGCTTGCATGGAAGCTGATACAACTGGAGAACATTTTATTTGGAATAGCTGGCATATGGGCGGACGTGAAAGAAAAATGGCCCAAGCCGGTTTGGCTTATTATATTCCCCTTAAATATTCTGAACTACCTCGTTACTTACGTGAGGACCTACAAACAGATGTTGTGGCTATTCAGGTTGCCCCTATGGACGAACATGGATTTTTTAGCTTTGGGGCTACGGTTTCTCACTATGCAGCAGCAATCGAGAAGGCGCGTGCCGTCATAGTTGAGGTTAATGACGATATGCCGAGAGTCCACGGGGGCTATGACCATACAGTCCATATTTCAAAAGTAGATTATGTTGTTGAAGCAGGGCACAAAGGTCTTCCACAATTACCTTCGGCATCTGCTTCTGAAATCGACAAACAAATTGCCTCCTATGTCTTACCTGAAATTAAGGATGGGGCATGTATTCAGTTGGGAATTGGCGGAATGCCAAATGCCCTAGGACAGATGATTGCTACATCGGATCTAAAGGATCTGGGGATTCATACCGAGATGCTGGTTGACGGATTTGTGGATATGGTAGAAGCAGGTAAAGTAACTGGGATGAACAAACAATTAGATAGGGGTAGGATCGTTTTTGCCTTTGCAGCAGGAACCCAAAAGTTGTATGATTTCATGCGGGATAACCCGTCATTGGCAGGGTACCCAGTGGATTACACCAATCATCCGTTTATTGCTTCTCAAAATAACCAATTGATTTCCATCAACAGTGCTTTGGAAATTGATTTGACAGGTCAGGTATGTTCTGAGTCGGCAGGAACGAGTATGATTAGTGGTGCAGGAGGGCAGCTTGACTTTGTGGAAGCCTCTTATAATTCAAAGGGTGGAAAAAGCTTTATCTGCTTACCCTCCACCTATAAGGATAAACAAGGGCAACTTCATTCCCGCATTAAAGGTATTATGACGCATGGCGCAGCAATTACAGACACACGACCAACCGTTCAGTTTGTAGTTACTGAGTTTGGTAAGGTTAATCTTAAAGGCTTGTCTACTTGGCAACGTGCAGAAGCCTTGATTTCAATTGCTCACCCTGATTTCAGGGAAGAATTAATCGAAGAGGCCAAGAAACAGAAGATTTGGCGTCGTAAGGCATAA
- a CDS encoding isocitrate/isopropylmalate dehydrogenase family protein, translating into MSIKITLIPGDGIGPEVSRATQKVITASRAPIEWEVVEAGEACIARDGTPLPEYVLETIRRNKVALKGPITTPVGKGFRSVNVSLRQQLQLYANVRHLRNLPNVESRYQGVDIVVVRENTEDLYAGVEHMVGHDAAESIKVITREASERIGRYAFDLARREGRKRVTIVHKANIMKLSDGLFLESVRSVARDYPEIKCDDLIVDALCMNLVQVPEQFDVLVLPNLYGDIVSDLVAGLVGGLGVAPGANIGEMGAVFEAVHGSAPQIAGKNLANPLAMILSGVEMLKYLGFLEEAKRVEKGIEQVLGQRDYITPDLGGKAGTQEMASAIIEAMI; encoded by the coding sequence ATGTCTATTAAGATAACCTTGATTCCGGGGGATGGAATCGGCCCAGAAGTTAGTAGGGCTACCCAGAAAGTCATTACAGCTAGTCGAGCCCCGATAGAGTGGGAAGTGGTTGAAGCAGGGGAAGCCTGTATTGCTCGGGATGGAACTCCTTTGCCGGAGTATGTTCTAGAAACCATTCGTCGGAATAAGGTGGCACTTAAAGGACCCATCACGACCCCGGTTGGGAAGGGTTTTCGCAGTGTCAATGTTTCATTGCGCCAGCAATTACAACTTTATGCAAATGTACGGCATTTGCGAAACCTGCCGAACGTTGAATCCCGCTATCAAGGTGTAGATATAGTAGTTGTTCGGGAGAATACGGAGGATCTCTATGCCGGAGTCGAGCACATGGTCGGGCATGATGCAGCTGAAAGCATCAAGGTTATTACTCGCGAAGCATCGGAGCGCATAGGGCGCTATGCCTTTGATCTGGCCCGTCGGGAGGGGCGTAAGAGGGTTACGATTGTTCATAAAGCTAATATTATGAAATTGAGTGACGGTCTTTTCTTGGAAAGTGTGCGATCCGTGGCACGAGATTATCCGGAAATTAAGTGCGACGATCTGATTGTCGATGCTCTTTGTATGAATTTGGTTCAAGTCCCGGAGCAATTTGATGTATTAGTTTTACCTAATCTTTATGGGGATATTGTTTCGGACCTTGTCGCTGGCTTGGTAGGTGGCTTGGGCGTGGCCCCAGGGGCAAATATCGGGGAAATGGGTGCTGTGTTTGAGGCTGTCCATGGTAGTGCTCCGCAGATCGCAGGCAAGAATCTCGCAAATCCACTAGCGATGATTCTCTCTGGCGTAGAAATGCTTAAATATTTGGGATTTCTGGAAGAAGCCAAGCGGGTTGAGAAAGGCATCGAGCAAGTACTGGGTCAAAGAGATTATATAACCCCGGATTTGGGTGGGAAGGCCGGTACTCAAGAGATGGCTTCTGCTATCATAGAAGCGATGATCTAA
- the nifV gene encoding homocitrate synthase gives MRHLTIVDTTLRDGEQTAGVVFSNQEKMRIARLLDELGVQQIEAGVAVMGGDEQKAISDIVKLDLKASIMGWNRAVISDIESSLACGVDAVAISISTSDIHIEHKLMTTREDVLERMIKATAFAKREGMYISVNAEDASRSDMDFLVQFAKEAKKAGADRLRYCDTVGILDPFTTYDRIKMLIEKTNIDVEMHTHDDFGMATANALAGVKAGASHVGVTVNGLGERAGNAALEEVVMALKHLLDTDLSFATERFVEVSEYVARASGRMLPPWKSIVGSNMFAHESGIHADGALKNPKTYEAFSPEDVGLERQIVIGKHSGTASIKAKFLLEYGKEMTNEDAEEMLARVRALAVDMKRSLFDKELVYIYGDMLKQRSL, from the coding sequence TTGAGACATTTAACAATTGTGGATACCACGTTACGCGACGGAGAACAAACGGCGGGGGTTGTTTTCTCGAATCAAGAAAAAATGCGCATTGCTCGTTTGCTTGATGAGCTTGGCGTTCAACAAATTGAAGCTGGCGTTGCTGTCATGGGTGGAGATGAACAAAAGGCCATCAGTGATATTGTGAAATTGGATTTAAAAGCGAGTATTATGGGTTGGAATCGAGCGGTAATCTCGGATATTGAATCGTCCTTAGCTTGCGGTGTGGATGCGGTAGCAATTTCTATTTCTACTTCAGATATTCATATAGAGCATAAACTTATGACCACTCGTGAGGATGTTTTAGAGCGGATGATTAAGGCAACCGCCTTTGCAAAACGCGAAGGAATGTATATTTCCGTCAATGCAGAAGATGCTTCCCGATCCGACATGGATTTCCTTGTGCAATTTGCGAAAGAAGCTAAAAAAGCGGGTGCGGATCGTTTGCGATATTGTGATACCGTAGGCATCTTGGATCCTTTCACAACGTATGATCGTATTAAAATGCTGATTGAAAAAACGAATATAGACGTTGAAATGCATACGCATGATGATTTTGGCATGGCAACGGCCAATGCGCTAGCTGGAGTAAAGGCTGGTGCATCCCATGTGGGAGTCACGGTGAATGGCTTGGGAGAACGAGCTGGTAATGCAGCATTAGAAGAGGTCGTCATGGCCTTAAAACACTTACTTGATACAGATTTGAGCTTTGCCACGGAGCGCTTTGTTGAGGTTTCTGAATATGTTGCACGGGCCTCAGGTCGTATGCTCCCCCCCTGGAAATCGATTGTGGGAAGTAATATGTTTGCGCATGAATCCGGGATTCACGCTGATGGAGCCTTGAAAAATCCTAAAACATATGAAGCATTCAGCCCTGAGGATGTAGGGCTCGAACGCCAGATTGTGATTGGAAAACACTCGGGGACGGCCTCTATCAAAGCAAAGTTTCTCCTAGAATATGGCAAAGAGATGACAAACGAGGACGCCGAGGAAATGTTGGCACGGGTAAGAGCATTGGCTGTCGATATGAAGCGTTCACTCTTTGACAAGGAACTGGTTTACATTTATGGAGATATGTTAAAGCAACGGAGCTTGTAA
- the gatB gene encoding Asp-tRNA(Asn)/Glu-tRNA(Gln) amidotransferase subunit GatB has product MVVADKYEMVCGLEVHVELQTKTKIFCGCTTEFGGEQNTHVCPVCLGMPGTLPVLNREVVNYAIKAGLALNCEIAEFSKFDRKNYFYPDLTKNYQTSQFDLPICGKGGLEIEVDGEKKWIGITRAHMEEDAGKLVHSGETITTSNESSVDYNRAGVPLLEIVSEPDLRSISEVLAYLEQLVQILEYTEVSDCRLEQGSVRFDVNVSLRPIGATTLGTRTETKNLNSFSSVRRCMEYEVARQARVLNAGESVVQETRTWDEGKGITLTLRSKEEAHDYRYFPEPDLAPLVIDREWVEKIRKTLPELPSARRVRLQALGLSAYDASVITQGKAMANFFDEALSYYGDAKTLANWVMGEVTRLINTNQSSMDDSPISAKQLAELLDLIDKGTISGKIAKSVLEEMYSTGKEAKLIVKEKGLSQISDEGALQGIIDGVISANSQSVEDYRAGKDRAIGFLVGQIMKATKGQANPGLVNQLLKEKLS; this is encoded by the coding sequence GTGGTAGTCGCTGATAAATACGAAATGGTTTGTGGTTTGGAAGTTCACGTTGAACTCCAAACTAAGACGAAGATTTTCTGTGGATGTACCACAGAGTTTGGGGGAGAACAGAACACGCATGTTTGCCCGGTATGTCTAGGTATGCCTGGGACTCTCCCGGTTCTTAACCGCGAAGTTGTCAATTATGCTATAAAAGCGGGCTTAGCGTTGAACTGTGAGATTGCTGAGTTTTCCAAGTTTGACCGTAAAAATTACTTTTACCCCGACTTAACTAAAAACTACCAAACTTCTCAATTTGATTTGCCTATCTGTGGTAAGGGTGGTTTGGAGATTGAGGTGGACGGGGAGAAGAAGTGGATCGGGATCACTCGGGCTCACATGGAAGAAGATGCTGGAAAGCTCGTGCATAGTGGAGAGACCATCACAACCTCGAACGAGTCTTCTGTAGACTATAACCGCGCAGGGGTGCCATTACTAGAAATCGTTTCAGAACCTGATCTGCGTTCAATTTCCGAAGTTCTCGCTTATCTCGAGCAATTAGTTCAGATTCTAGAGTACACGGAAGTTTCAGACTGTCGGTTGGAACAAGGCTCGGTGCGATTTGATGTCAATGTTTCGCTTCGACCGATCGGAGCGACAACGCTGGGAACCCGAACAGAAACAAAAAACTTAAATTCCTTTAGCTCAGTTCGTAGGTGTATGGAGTATGAAGTAGCGCGGCAAGCACGAGTACTAAATGCAGGAGAAAGCGTAGTACAGGAGACACGCACTTGGGATGAGGGCAAGGGGATAACGCTAACTCTTCGCTCCAAAGAAGAAGCGCATGATTATCGGTATTTTCCAGAGCCAGACCTGGCCCCTTTGGTGATTGATAGAGAATGGGTGGAGAAAATTCGTAAAACTCTCCCCGAGCTTCCTTCGGCGCGTCGTGTCCGGCTACAGGCCCTTGGGCTGTCAGCATATGATGCTTCTGTTATCACGCAAGGAAAAGCCATGGCGAATTTCTTCGATGAGGCATTATCTTACTATGGAGACGCCAAGACGTTGGCAAACTGGGTCATGGGGGAAGTCACACGTCTAATTAATACAAATCAGTCTAGTATGGATGATTCTCCAATTTCGGCCAAACAATTGGCGGAGCTCCTCGATCTCATAGATAAAGGAACCATCAGTGGCAAGATTGCCAAAAGTGTGCTGGAAGAAATGTATAGCACGGGTAAAGAGGCTAAGCTCATTGTGAAGGAAAAGGGACTTTCTCAGATAAGCGATGAAGGCGCACTTCAAGGGATAATTGACGGCGTAATTTCCGCTAATTCTCAATCCGTGGAGGACTACCGAGCGGGGAAAGATCGAGCTATTGGGTTCCTTGTCGGGCAGATCATGAAAGCTACCAAGGGACAGGCGAATCCGGGTCTAGTCAATCAGTTACTAAAGGAAAAATTGTCGTAA
- the gatA gene encoding Asp-tRNA(Asn)/Glu-tRNA(Gln) amidotransferase subunit GatA translates to MGTEKSVSELHELLVHKDLSSTELTRAYIERIHSVDPELQAYLTVLEDQALTQAAEVDYKIAQGEVVGALEGIPMALKDNMCTEGIRTSCASKMLENFVPPYNATVTDRLRAAGTILLGKLNMDEFAMGSSTENSYFAKTRNPWDLECVPGGSSGGSAVAVAADEAAFTLGSDTGGSIRQPAAFCGVVGMKPTYGAVSRFGLVAFASSLDQIGPLTKTVRDNALVMNAIAGYDPLDSTSVPSEKSDYTKFLVNNIKGLKIGIPREYFGEGIDPDVASVIQAGIQTLIDLGAEVGECSLPHTEYAIPAYYLIATAEASSNLARYDGVRYGYRAEAADVLGMFKTTRAEGFGQEVKRRIMLGTYALSSGYYDAYYLKAQKVRTLIKQDFEKAFEKFDVLLSPTAPTSAFKFGEKSANPLAMYLSDITTVPINLAGIPAISIPAGFVKGLPIGMQLMGKAFDEGTLYRTAYTFEQNTNYHTLKPNLSGEVLARGSR, encoded by the coding sequence ATGGGTACAGAAAAATCGGTCAGTGAGCTACATGAACTGCTGGTTCACAAAGACTTAAGCTCCACAGAGTTGACGAGAGCTTACATAGAACGAATTCACTCAGTTGATCCGGAGTTACAAGCGTATTTAACAGTCTTAGAGGATCAGGCTTTAACCCAAGCGGCCGAGGTTGACTATAAAATTGCTCAGGGTGAAGTAGTAGGAGCCTTAGAGGGAATTCCAATGGCCTTGAAGGATAACATGTGCACCGAAGGGATCCGCACAAGCTGCGCTTCAAAGATGTTGGAAAACTTTGTTCCTCCATATAATGCCACAGTTACAGACCGTTTACGGGCTGCAGGTACGATTCTACTCGGTAAATTAAATATGGATGAGTTTGCTATGGGTTCCTCAACCGAGAATTCCTATTTTGCAAAGACTAGAAATCCTTGGGACTTGGAGTGTGTCCCAGGAGGGTCTTCCGGAGGTTCAGCTGTAGCGGTAGCAGCGGACGAAGCAGCATTTACCTTGGGCTCAGACACGGGGGGATCCATTCGTCAACCAGCCGCTTTCTGTGGAGTGGTGGGAATGAAGCCAACTTACGGCGCAGTCTCCCGGTTTGGACTTGTCGCTTTTGCGTCTTCGCTGGATCAAATTGGTCCATTGACCAAGACCGTGAGGGACAATGCCTTGGTGATGAATGCTATTGCCGGATATGATCCCTTGGACTCAACGTCAGTTCCGTCTGAGAAGTCGGATTACACTAAGTTTCTTGTCAATAACATCAAAGGCTTAAAGATTGGGATACCCCGTGAGTATTTTGGAGAAGGGATTGATCCCGACGTTGCGAGTGTGATTCAAGCGGGTATTCAGACGTTGATCGATCTAGGTGCAGAAGTAGGGGAATGTTCTTTACCCCATACGGAGTATGCTATACCTGCTTATTATCTAATTGCGACGGCTGAAGCCAGTTCGAACCTTGCTCGTTACGATGGCGTGCGCTATGGATATCGGGCAGAGGCCGCCGATGTGTTAGGTATGTTCAAAACAACTCGGGCGGAGGGATTTGGGCAAGAAGTGAAGCGAAGGATTATGCTCGGAACCTACGCCTTAAGTTCGGGGTATTATGATGCTTATTATTTAAAAGCACAAAAAGTCAGAACTCTTATTAAGCAGGATTTTGAGAAGGCATTTGAAAAGTTTGATGTTTTGCTCTCCCCGACGGCCCCGACTTCAGCGTTTAAATTTGGGGAAAAATCAGCGAACCCTCTGGCCATGTACCTATCAGATATCACGACCGTCCCAATTAATTTAGCGGGTATTCCAGCTATTTCTATTCCAGCTGGATTTGTTAAGGGTTTGCCAATCGGAATGCAGTTAATGGGTAAAGCGTTTGATGAAGGGACATTGTATCGAACAGCTTATACATTCGAGCAAAATACAAATTATCACACGTTAAAACCGAATCTTTCAGGGGAGGTGCTTGCGCGTGGTAGTCGCTGA